In uncultured Cohaesibacter sp., a genomic segment contains:
- a CDS encoding PepSY domain-containing protein yields the protein MQQLIHKITGLFLLPLVLVLSLSGAALSIYPVLERSSQPLESAATLSVAELADVVKEAHPGTSQIVRRASGQVIAYYYENGVSGAELFDPSTGADLGSYQPSQTQIWLTDLHRSLFLGDGGRMTAGVGAAVMVLICVSGLIMLKRRMGGWKQLFGPVRGTLSQRLHLEVARIAVAGLSLSALTGLYMTAATFGLAPDGSGADAAFPTVNGGTPAQIISLEGLRETPVSQLRELSFPYEGDAKDAFTLTTADGMGYVDQATGALLNYTPNGSAKQIYEFIYMLHTGEGLAPLALLLGVASLGVPLMGVTGGLIWWRKRQSKIKIAGNAKTRDADAVILVGSEGNSTWGFARSLHDGLVKAGLRVHTSEMNAFAGDYPQARLMFVLTATYGDGEAPRSAKGFLAKLGKYAGAQKIPVAVLGFGDRQFPNYCQYAQDVNRQLVREGWPLFMPLAEINRQSAQEFARWSEALSKRLVFELDLEPVVSRVQQHQLTLVSRKDYGHEVQAPTTVFRFKLADHNHSWVARLFRKGLPSFEPGDLLSITPEGDSVPRYYSLASARKNGFVEICVRNVPGGLCSGYLHGLQPGDSIKAAFQANPGFQLKKSSAPVILIGAGAGIGPLIGFVRNNQKKRQMRLYFGARHPQSDFLYHKELGDWHKTGFVHSVKLAFSRTHQRLYVQDRIRQDAAELSALVRDGAQIMICGGREMAKGIEEAFMDVLKSSGMDLADLKKEGRYVEDVF from the coding sequence ATGCAGCAGCTTATTCATAAGATCACCGGCCTCTTTCTTCTGCCGCTCGTTCTCGTTCTGAGCCTGAGCGGGGCGGCCCTGTCCATTTATCCCGTTCTCGAGCGAAGCAGCCAGCCTCTGGAAAGCGCCGCGACCCTGTCTGTGGCCGAGTTGGCCGATGTGGTCAAGGAGGCCCATCCGGGCACATCGCAGATTGTCCGGCGCGCTTCTGGCCAGGTTATCGCCTACTACTATGAGAATGGTGTTTCCGGGGCCGAGCTGTTCGACCCGTCGACTGGTGCGGACCTTGGTTCCTATCAGCCGTCGCAAACCCAGATCTGGCTGACCGATCTGCATCGGTCGCTGTTTCTGGGTGATGGCGGGCGCATGACCGCAGGGGTTGGGGCTGCGGTGATGGTGCTTATCTGCGTGTCAGGCCTGATCATGCTCAAGCGGCGTATGGGGGGCTGGAAACAGCTGTTCGGGCCGGTGCGTGGCACCCTCTCCCAGCGGCTGCATCTGGAAGTCGCCCGCATCGCTGTTGCAGGCCTTTCTCTCAGTGCGCTCACCGGGCTTTACATGACGGCAGCCACCTTCGGACTGGCTCCGGATGGCTCAGGTGCGGATGCTGCATTCCCGACTGTCAACGGCGGGACGCCAGCACAGATCATTTCCCTTGAAGGCTTGCGCGAAACACCCGTCTCGCAACTGCGGGAGCTTTCCTTCCCCTATGAAGGAGATGCCAAGGATGCCTTCACCCTGACAACGGCTGATGGCATGGGCTATGTGGATCAGGCTACCGGTGCGCTGTTGAACTATACGCCCAATGGCAGTGCCAAACAGATCTACGAGTTCATCTATATGCTGCATACCGGCGAAGGACTGGCTCCACTTGCCCTGCTGCTCGGGGTTGCCTCCCTCGGTGTGCCGCTCATGGGAGTGACCGGTGGTCTCATCTGGTGGCGGAAACGCCAGAGCAAGATCAAGATTGCAGGCAACGCCAAGACACGTGACGCGGACGCTGTCATCCTCGTGGGGAGTGAAGGCAACAGCACATGGGGCTTTGCCCGCAGCCTGCACGATGGTCTTGTCAAGGCGGGGTTGCGTGTTCACACCAGCGAGATGAATGCCTTTGCCGGGGACTATCCGCAAGCCAGGCTGATGTTTGTCCTCACCGCCACCTATGGCGATGGCGAGGCTCCGCGTTCTGCCAAGGGTTTTCTGGCAAAGCTCGGCAAATATGCCGGGGCGCAGAAGATACCGGTTGCCGTGCTTGGGTTTGGTGATCGCCAGTTCCCTAACTATTGTCAGTACGCACAGGACGTGAACCGTCAGCTCGTCCGGGAGGGATGGCCACTGTTCATGCCGCTTGCCGAGATCAATCGCCAGTCCGCACAGGAGTTTGCCCGCTGGAGTGAGGCACTGTCCAAACGGCTGGTGTTCGAGCTGGACCTCGAGCCGGTGGTCTCCCGTGTGCAGCAGCATCAACTGACGCTGGTGTCCCGCAAGGACTACGGTCACGAGGTTCAGGCGCCGACCACGGTCTTCCGCTTCAAGCTGGCCGACCACAATCACTCGTGGGTTGCCCGTCTGTTCCGTAAGGGGTTGCCTTCCTTTGAGCCGGGAGATCTGCTCAGCATTACGCCGGAGGGAGACAGTGTGCCGCGCTACTATTCTCTGGCATCGGCCCGCAAGAACGGCTTTGTCGAGATTTGCGTTCGCAATGTGCCCGGTGGGCTTTGCTCGGGGTATCTGCATGGTCTTCAGCCGGGGGACAGCATCAAGGCTGCCTTTCAGGCCAACCCGGGCTTCCAGCTCAAGAAATCCAGCGCGCCGGTCATTCTCATTGGTGCCGGTGCCGGGATTGGTCCACTGATCGGATTTGTGCGCAATAACCAAAAGAAAAGGCAGATGCGGCTCTATTTCGGTGCGCGCCATCCGCAATCGGATTTCCTTTATCACAAGGAGCTTGGGGACTGGCACAAGACGGGGTTCGTTCATTCGGTCAAGCTTGCCTTTTCCCGAACCCACCAGCGGCTCTATGTGCAGGATCGCATCCGGCAGGATGCTGCGGAACTCTCGGCCCTCGTTCGTGATGGCGCCCAGATCATGATCTGCGGTGGTCGGGAGATGGCCAAGGGAATTGAGGAAGCCTTCATGGACGTCCTCAAGTCTTCCGGCATGGACCTGGCCGACCTCAAGAAGGAGGGGCGTTATGTTGAAGATGTCTTTTGA
- a CDS encoding FAD:protein FMN transferase has translation MLKMSFDMPKVEPVSPGLHRHVFNGPTMGTRYSAIIMSEESEKPKGLDQALFETVDRVDRQMSTWNPASDLMRLNRAEPGQWTPVPRELFTVLTEAMAINRASSGLFDPAVGDMVDAWGFGAASKEPDPLAIRQQLGRGRPKSCDFIELDPDRLAVRKSVAMKLDLCGIAKGYGVDAMADVLADFGIENGLVGIDGEMRALGAKAGDLPWSVALEKPDYTTRAALGMLQLSDCAIATSGDYRHWVKVGNQTFSHTMDPRRGGPLQNDVASVSVIADRCMTADAWATALMVMGHDAGVHVARAKGINALFVVRDGDHLRQVAVGPLFGAAAASVKDVH, from the coding sequence ATGTTGAAGATGTCTTTTGATATGCCAAAGGTTGAACCGGTTAGCCCCGGTCTTCATCGCCATGTCTTCAATGGTCCCACCATGGGCACGCGCTACAGTGCCATCATCATGAGTGAGGAGAGCGAGAAGCCGAAGGGCCTTGATCAGGCCCTGTTCGAGACGGTGGACCGGGTAGACCGGCAAATGTCGACCTGGAACCCGGCATCAGACCTCATGCGGCTCAATCGGGCCGAGCCGGGACAATGGACGCCTGTGCCGCGTGAGCTGTTCACGGTGCTGACGGAAGCCATGGCGATCAACCGCGCCTCCAGCGGCCTGTTCGACCCAGCCGTCGGCGACATGGTGGATGCCTGGGGATTCGGGGCTGCGTCGAAGGAGCCCGATCCGCTCGCAATCCGCCAGCAATTGGGGCGCGGCCGTCCCAAGAGCTGTGACTTCATCGAGTTGGACCCCGACCGTCTGGCTGTCCGCAAGTCGGTGGCCATGAAGCTTGATCTCTGTGGCATTGCCAAGGGCTATGGCGTCGATGCCATGGCAGATGTTCTCGCTGATTTCGGGATCGAGAACGGGCTTGTCGGAATTGACGGCGAGATGCGTGCCCTGGGCGCAAAGGCCGGAGACCTGCCGTGGTCGGTGGCGCTGGAAAAACCCGATTACACCACCCGTGCGGCTCTGGGCATGTTGCAGCTGAGCGATTGTGCCATTGCCACCAGTGGCGACTATCGCCACTGGGTGAAGGTTGGCAACCAGACCTTCAGCCACACGATGGATCCCCGCCGTGGTGGTCCGTTGCAGAATGACGTGGCTTCGGTGAGTGTCATCGCCGATCGCTGCATGACGGCTGATGCCTGGGCAACGGCGCTGATGGTGATGGGACATGATGCGGGCGTGCATGTGGCGCGCGCCAAAGGGATCAACGCGCTGTTTGTCGTCCGGGATGGCGATCACCTCAGGCAGGTCGCCGTGGGGCCACTGTTTGGTGCTGCGGCTGCCAGTGTCAAGGATGTTCACTGA
- a CDS encoding Gfo/Idh/MocA family oxidoreductase — protein sequence MTHPKETLNVGLVGSGFIAEFHLKSMLGVRNVCISGVFSRTQAHRQHIVNVATKLGLGPCQSFASLDAMLEDDSIDAIWILSPNYTRLDIMRQIHAAVTENRSKVFAVACEKPLARTISEAREMLRLAEDAKLNHGYLENQVFCTPVLRGKEIIWRRAAANAGRPYLARAAEEHSGPHAAWFWQGDKQGGGVLNDMMCHSVEVARHLLTDPAKPRSSLRIKSVNGTVANLKWTLPKYAQQLSDRYGSDVDYRNRPSEDFARATIALEDDEGKELMIEATTSWAYVGAGLRIQLELLGPEYSMEFNSLATGLKIFMSREIAGAEGEDLVEKQNAEQGLMPVLEDEAGIYGYTDENRHMVECFRKGVTPAETFEDGLAVVQMLMGLYYSAEVGRTVSFPVDDLEDYVPVVARIGAS from the coding sequence ATGACACACCCAAAAGAAACCCTGAATGTCGGCCTTGTCGGGTCCGGCTTCATCGCCGAATTTCATCTCAAATCGATGCTCGGCGTGCGCAATGTCTGCATATCTGGCGTTTTCAGCCGCACACAGGCCCATCGCCAGCATATCGTCAATGTGGCCACCAAGCTCGGTCTGGGACCTTGCCAGTCGTTTGCCTCGCTCGATGCCATGCTGGAAGACGACAGCATTGATGCCATCTGGATCCTTTCGCCCAACTATACCCGCCTTGACATCATGCGCCAGATCCACGCTGCGGTGACGGAAAACCGCAGCAAGGTCTTTGCCGTCGCCTGTGAAAAGCCTCTGGCCCGAACCATATCCGAAGCCCGCGAAATGCTGCGGCTGGCAGAAGACGCCAAACTCAACCACGGCTATCTGGAAAATCAGGTATTCTGTACGCCGGTGCTGCGTGGCAAGGAGATCATCTGGCGGCGGGCCGCCGCCAACGCCGGTCGGCCCTATCTGGCCCGCGCAGCAGAAGAGCATTCAGGGCCTCATGCCGCATGGTTCTGGCAGGGAGACAAGCAGGGCGGCGGTGTCCTCAACGACATGATGTGCCACAGCGTCGAAGTGGCGCGCCACCTGCTGACGGATCCGGCAAAGCCGCGTAGCTCTCTGCGGATCAAATCGGTGAACGGCACGGTGGCCAATCTCAAATGGACATTGCCGAAATATGCCCAGCAACTGTCCGACCGCTACGGCTCTGACGTCGATTACCGCAACCGTCCGTCGGAAGACTTCGCCCGCGCCACCATCGCACTGGAAGACGACGAGGGCAAGGAACTGATGATCGAGGCAACCACCTCCTGGGCCTATGTCGGAGCAGGGTTGCGCATTCAGCTCGAACTGCTTGGACCGGAGTATTCCATGGAGTTCAACTCGCTCGCCACGGGCCTCAAGATCTTCATGTCCCGCGAGATTGCGGGTGCCGAGGGCGAGGATCTGGTCGAAAAGCAGAATGCAGAGCAGGGGCTGATGCCCGTGCTGGAAGACGAGGCCGGCATCTACGGCTACACCGACGAGAACCGCCACATGGTGGAATGCTTCCGCAAGGGAGTAACCCCGGCCGAAACATTCGAAGATGGTCTTGCCGTGGTCCAGATGCTGATGGGCCTCTACTATTCGGCAGAAGTTGGCCGAACGGTTTCGTTCCCGGTGGATGACCTCGAAGACTATGTTCCGGTTGTGGCCCGCATTGGGGCCAGTTGA
- a CDS encoding LacI family DNA-binding transcriptional regulator, translating into MNKRAKIKDIALKAGVSPTTVSRALSGSGLVAEPTLSHVREIAQTMRYRPNISARNLRTQKTMSILVVVRDIGNPFYLDIFKGAESVAHDAGYSLLMANTEDDPNREADYFDMLNHGHADGMILMTGKMPLDCDLPVDIAQKVVVALEMIDNVDLTHVVIDNEYASIEAIDHLVALGHRKIAYIAGPIPEGMSVRRLAGFRHAMKASGLSLPEAYVQQGDFSYRSGEMATSKLLNLPDRPTAIYTANDEMAFGAIRAAKNKGLEVPEDLSIFGFDDTYLAEAFVPALTTVRQPCLEIGRRAMTRLLAHLSGDKPQTDCIVVPTEIVVRETTAPPKHFVE; encoded by the coding sequence GTGAACAAACGAGCGAAAATCAAGGATATTGCCCTCAAGGCCGGCGTTTCGCCGACCACCGTTTCGCGCGCTCTCAGCGGCTCCGGCCTGGTGGCGGAACCAACCCTCAGCCATGTCCGTGAGATCGCCCAGACCATGCGCTACCGGCCCAACATCAGCGCCCGCAACCTTCGAACCCAGAAGACCATGTCCATCCTGGTTGTCGTGCGCGACATCGGCAACCCGTTCTATCTCGACATCTTCAAGGGTGCCGAAAGCGTTGCTCATGACGCGGGCTATTCGCTGCTGATGGCCAACACCGAAGATGACCCCAATCGTGAGGCCGACTATTTCGACATGCTCAACCACGGCCACGCCGACGGCATGATCCTGATGACCGGCAAAATGCCGCTTGACTGCGATCTGCCGGTCGACATCGCCCAGAAAGTAGTCGTGGCTCTTGAAATGATTGACAACGTCGACTTGACCCATGTCGTGATCGACAATGAATATGCCTCCATCGAGGCGATCGACCATCTGGTCGCGCTGGGACACCGAAAGATCGCCTATATCGCAGGACCGATCCCGGAGGGCATGAGCGTGCGGCGGCTTGCCGGGTTCCGCCACGCCATGAAGGCATCCGGTCTTTCTCTGCCCGAGGCCTATGTCCAACAGGGCGACTTTAGTTATCGGAGCGGCGAGATGGCCACCAGCAAGCTGCTCAATCTGCCAGACCGCCCAACCGCGATTTATACCGCCAACGATGAAATGGCCTTTGGCGCCATAAGAGCGGCCAAGAACAAGGGGCTGGAGGTCCCTGAAGACCTGTCCATTTTCGGTTTCGATGACACCTATCTGGCGGAAGCCTTCGTTCCGGCCCTGACCACCGTCCGCCAACCCTGTCTCGAAATCGGCCGACGCGCCATGACCCGCCTTCTGGCCCATCTTTCCGGCGACAAGCCGCAAACAGACTGCATCGTCGTACCAACGGAAATCGTGGTCAGGGAAACGACTGCGCCACCAAAGCATTTCGTGGAATAG
- a CDS encoding ABC transporter permease — protein sequence MQPTNPQDSRSSILVYFKNPLLVAFILIVLLLIAGETLSPGFASMEQILRLLIVAALLGIVAAGQNLVILGGREGIDLSVGGVVSLSAVLAGNVMDGNNANIVTAILVCLAAGGLVGLINGVGVTIFGIPPLVMTLGMLGVLQGLLVVIRQGIPSGLAAPALANFVSKPFLLNLPGILWLWIAVGLLMAFLLMRSSLGYKIYAIGSNENAAYMAGVPVRRVRVMLFALSSMFAALAGICILGYAGTSFANVGDSYMLSSIIAVVLGGTPLSGGKGGYTGTMAGAFLLILMQSILTTLSIGESGRQVVFGITLLFLLLFYGRSKALRG from the coding sequence ATGCAGCCGACCAATCCGCAGGATAGCCGATCCTCGATCCTCGTCTATTTCAAGAACCCGCTGCTTGTGGCGTTCATTCTTATCGTCCTGTTGCTGATAGCTGGTGAAACACTGTCACCCGGCTTTGCCTCCATGGAGCAGATCCTGCGCCTGCTCATCGTGGCAGCCTTGCTCGGCATCGTCGCAGCCGGGCAAAATCTGGTTATTCTGGGGGGACGCGAGGGGATCGATCTCTCTGTCGGAGGGGTCGTATCCCTGAGCGCCGTATTAGCGGGCAATGTGATGGATGGCAACAACGCCAACATCGTCACCGCAATCCTTGTCTGTCTGGCCGCTGGTGGGCTCGTCGGCCTCATCAACGGTGTCGGCGTCACCATCTTCGGCATCCCGCCGCTGGTCATGACGCTGGGCATGCTCGGCGTCTTGCAGGGGCTTCTGGTCGTCATCCGTCAGGGGATTCCGTCCGGCCTTGCGGCACCGGCGCTGGCCAATTTCGTCTCCAAACCCTTCCTTTTGAACCTGCCGGGCATCCTATGGCTCTGGATCGCCGTGGGGCTGCTGATGGCCTTCCTGCTGATGCGCAGCTCGCTCGGCTACAAGATCTACGCCATCGGCTCGAATGAAAACGCCGCCTATATGGCCGGTGTGCCCGTCAGGCGGGTCCGCGTCATGCTATTCGCCCTGTCGAGCATGTTTGCCGCGCTGGCTGGCATCTGCATTCTGGGCTATGCGGGAACGTCCTTTGCCAATGTCGGCGACAGCTATATGCTGTCCTCGATCATTGCCGTGGTGCTCGGCGGCACACCGCTATCCGGCGGCAAGGGCGGCTACACCGGCACCATGGCAGGCGCCTTCCTGCTGATCCTCATGCAGAGCATCCTGACCACACTCAGCATCGGCGAATCCGGCAGACAGGTGGTGTTTGGCATCACCCTGCTGTTCCTGCTGCTGTTCTATGGCCGCAGCAAGGCCCTGCGGGGTTAG
- a CDS encoding ABC transporter permease yields the protein MTESRALKTRMATLFRRFPFLPALGMLLLLFVLNGIAEPNSMTVRALKGVASTYLALVFLSVGQTFVVYSGDIDLSVGAILSLVNVSIVVIMSQLGGEPYAVLLALMAGILIGALCGLVNGFVVSGLRMQAIVATFATSILLSGIALWVLPVAGQPAPSLFWKVYGGRSYGIPNVFFFAVVLIAILAVLAKTSMVTKLLAVGNGQLSAYQSGLSVTRIRIYGYVICGVFAALAAFCITGDTASGDPLVGGAMTLSSVAAVVLGGTALSGGIGSAFGSAIGAIIIGLISSLVFYAGIPSEWQNLAQGATILVVLMLGVLASRRISQ from the coding sequence ATGACAGAATCACGCGCATTGAAAACCCGCATGGCAACGCTCTTTAGGCGTTTTCCGTTCCTGCCAGCGCTTGGCATGCTGCTGCTGCTGTTTGTCCTCAATGGCATTGCCGAACCGAACAGCATGACCGTTCGGGCGCTCAAGGGCGTCGCCAGCACCTATCTCGCCCTTGTCTTCCTGTCGGTCGGGCAGACCTTCGTGGTCTACAGCGGCGATATCGACCTGTCCGTCGGCGCGATCCTGTCGCTGGTCAATGTGTCCATCGTGGTCATCATGAGCCAGCTTGGCGGCGAGCCTTATGCCGTTCTGCTGGCGCTGATGGCGGGCATACTCATCGGCGCACTATGTGGGCTGGTCAACGGTTTCGTGGTCTCCGGCCTCAGGATGCAGGCCATTGTGGCGACCTTTGCCACCAGCATCCTGCTCTCGGGCATCGCCCTGTGGGTTCTGCCGGTTGCTGGCCAGCCAGCCCCGAGCCTGTTCTGGAAGGTTTATGGCGGTCGCAGCTATGGCATTCCGAATGTCTTCTTCTTTGCCGTCGTCCTCATCGCCATCCTCGCCGTGCTGGCCAAGACAAGCATGGTGACCAAGCTGCTCGCCGTCGGCAACGGCCAGCTGTCAGCCTATCAGTCCGGCCTGTCGGTCACCCGCATCCGGATCTATGGCTATGTCATTTGCGGCGTGTTCGCAGCGCTTGCGGCCTTCTGCATCACCGGCGACACAGCCAGTGGTGACCCGTTGGTTGGCGGTGCCATGACCCTGTCGAGTGTCGCCGCTGTCGTGCTGGGCGGCACTGCGCTCTCGGGCGGTATCGGGTCAGCTTTCGGTTCTGCCATCGGAGCCATCATCATCGGTCTTATCAGCTCGCTGGTCTTCTATGCCGGTATCCCGTCCGAATGGCAGAATCTGGCGCAGGGTGCGACGATCCTTGTTGTTCTGATGCTCGGAGTTCTGGCCTCGCGGAGGATCAGCCAATGA
- a CDS encoding sugar ABC transporter ATP-binding protein: MSRLKLQQICKYYDATTALASGDLLLESGEIHVLIGANGSGKSTLCKVVAGSVRPDGGLFELNGKPVTLFGPKTARDMGICLFYQELSLANSLSIAQNINLYHLPTHAGGLVDEAELDRRAEHYIDKFRKVVGENFSADTPVAKLRPDQKQLVEIMKTLASEADILIFDEPTSALDRSQVDCFFSILRELKEEGRSIIFISHRMDEIFDIADRITVIRDGTTVSSRSINETDQATIIRDMIGEQHETEAQVSASPHDQMANAEICLKAKGLGGVQIRNVGFSLARGEILGLGGLHGQGQSTLLRSLFGAERLTTGTLELNGRPVHPTSPRAAIKRGFSYVSGDRVRDGVITGRSIIENVSPIHFLKDRKFLAFPRVLSRIIEPALASLNTKYASLGASISSLSGGNQQKVVIARWLTNPPDVLLLDDPTKGIDLSAKSELFALVRKLADEGMAIILYSSEDSELLAHSDRILVFNNGSVSRELVGENKTRFNLYQAAYSGAK, translated from the coding sequence ATGAGTCGATTGAAGCTGCAGCAGATTTGCAAATATTACGACGCAACGACTGCTTTGGCCTCTGGGGATCTGCTTCTGGAAAGTGGCGAAATCCATGTTCTGATCGGAGCCAACGGGTCCGGCAAGAGCACATTGTGCAAGGTCGTTGCCGGCAGTGTACGCCCGGACGGGGGGCTGTTTGAACTGAACGGAAAGCCCGTCACACTATTCGGGCCCAAAACGGCTCGAGACATGGGGATCTGCCTGTTCTATCAGGAACTCAGCCTGGCCAACAGCCTGTCCATCGCCCAGAATATCAATCTCTATCATCTGCCGACCCATGCGGGCGGTCTTGTCGATGAGGCCGAACTCGACAGACGGGCCGAGCACTATATCGACAAGTTCAGGAAGGTAGTCGGAGAGAATTTTTCCGCCGACACCCCGGTCGCAAAGCTGCGTCCCGACCAGAAGCAGCTGGTCGAGATCATGAAGACACTGGCCAGCGAAGCCGATATCCTGATCTTTGACGAACCGACCTCGGCGCTTGACCGGTCGCAGGTCGACTGCTTTTTCTCCATCCTGCGGGAACTGAAGGAGGAGGGACGTTCGATCATCTTCATTTCCCATCGCATGGACGAGATTTTCGACATCGCAGACCGCATCACCGTGATCCGCGATGGCACCACCGTCTCCTCGCGCTCGATCAATGAGACCGATCAGGCGACCATCATCCGCGACATGATCGGCGAACAACACGAAACCGAGGCGCAAGTCAGTGCATCCCCGCATGACCAGATGGCAAATGCGGAAATCTGCCTCAAGGCAAAAGGCCTTGGTGGCGTCCAGATCCGCAATGTCGGCTTCTCTCTTGCAAGAGGCGAGATTCTCGGCCTTGGCGGTTTGCACGGGCAGGGGCAATCGACGCTGCTGCGCAGCCTGTTCGGCGCGGAGCGGCTGACAACAGGCACACTGGAACTCAACGGCAGACCGGTGCATCCGACCAGTCCAAGAGCCGCCATAAAGCGGGGCTTTTCCTATGTGTCCGGCGACCGGGTGCGCGATGGCGTCATCACCGGGCGCTCGATTATTGAAAATGTCTCGCCCATCCATTTTCTCAAGGACCGCAAGTTTCTGGCCTTTCCGCGTGTGCTTTCACGCATCATCGAGCCCGCCCTTGCTTCGCTCAACACCAAATATGCAAGCCTTGGCGCTTCCATCAGTTCGCTTTCGGGGGGCAACCAGCAGAAGGTGGTGATCGCCCGCTGGTTGACCAATCCACCCGATGTCCTGCTGCTCGACGATCCCACCAAGGGCATCGACCTCAGCGCCAAAAGCGAGCTTTTCGCACTGGTCCGCAAACTTGCCGACGAAGGCATGGCCATCATTCTCTATTCTTCGGAAGACAGTGAGCTGCTGGCCCACTCGGACCGCATTCTGGTCTTCAACAACGGCTCGGTTTCCCGCGAGCTGGTGGGCGAGAACAAGACCCGCTTCAATCTCTATCAGGCAGCATATTCGGGGGCGAAATGA
- a CDS encoding ABC transporter substrate-binding protein gives MAVMALAIPAAQAEEFTIGLSNGWVGSEWRTQMIEEAQAAAEKWKEKGVDVKVVVQSANVDVPGQIAHVRNFINQGVNAIIINPNSPTAFDPVFSQAKEDGILVISTDAEVSSQDALYVGIDQTNWAALSAKWLAETLKGKGQVVAINGVAGHPANEMRIAGYTSVFNQYPDIKVVNEVNANWDQAQGQQAMQNLLATYPDIDGVWVQDGMAAGAWRSLMDAGKAGEVAATGEIRKDFIDLWVKNDFNSGASVNPPGVMASALNVAVFMLQGRELKEPAAAGQYKNALYLPIPFISGDNVATVAKELEGKPGFYSYTSSLSIDEAEAYFK, from the coding sequence ATGGCCGTCATGGCTCTGGCTATTCCGGCAGCGCAGGCTGAAGAGTTCACCATCGGTCTATCAAATGGTTGGGTCGGCTCGGAATGGCGCACCCAGATGATCGAAGAAGCTCAGGCAGCTGCTGAAAAATGGAAAGAAAAGGGTGTAGACGTCAAGGTCGTTGTGCAGAGCGCCAATGTCGACGTCCCCGGTCAGATCGCACACGTCCGCAATTTCATCAATCAGGGCGTCAACGCCATCATCATCAACCCGAACAGCCCGACGGCCTTTGATCCCGTCTTCTCACAAGCCAAGGAAGATGGCATTCTCGTCATCTCCACGGATGCGGAAGTTTCGTCTCAGGACGCCCTCTATGTAGGCATCGACCAGACCAATTGGGCAGCCCTCAGCGCCAAGTGGCTCGCAGAAACCCTGAAGGGCAAGGGGCAGGTCGTCGCAATCAATGGCGTGGCTGGCCATCCGGCCAATGAAATGCGGATTGCCGGTTATACCAGCGTGTTCAACCAGTATCCCGACATCAAGGTCGTCAACGAAGTCAACGCCAACTGGGATCAGGCACAGGGCCAGCAGGCCATGCAGAACCTTCTGGCAACCTATCCCGACATTGACGGCGTCTGGGTTCAGGATGGCATGGCAGCCGGTGCATGGCGCTCTCTGATGGACGCAGGCAAGGCCGGTGAAGTGGCCGCAACGGGCGAAATCCGCAAGGACTTCATCGATCTATGGGTCAAGAACGACTTCAACTCCGGCGCATCCGTGAACCCTCCCGGGGTCATGGCCAGCGCACTCAACGTCGCTGTCTTCATGCTGCAGGGGCGTGAACTGAAGGAACCGGCTGCTGCGGGGCAGTACAAGAACGCCTTGTATCTGCCAATCCCGTTCATCAGCGGCGACAATGTCGCAACTGTTGCCAAGGAACTGGAAGGCAAACCCGGTTTCTATTCCTACACCAGCTCTCTGAGCATCGACGAAGCCGAAGCATACTTCAAATAA